The genomic window ACACCGCTGACGCCTATCACATCGGCGCGGCTGAGGTCGGGCACAACGAGACGCTGATCGCGCACGCGCTTGCCTCGTACGGTGGCGACACCTCGGCGGTGCTGGTCGCGACCAAGGGCGGGCACCTGCGGCCCGGTGACGGGAGCTGGTATGTCGACGGGTCTCCGGACTATCTGAAGCGGGCCTGCGAGGACTCGCTCAAGCGGCTCGGTGTCGACGCGATCGGTCTGTACCAGTATCACCGGCCTGACCCGGCGGTGCCGTACGCGGATTCGATCGGCGCGATCCGGGACCTTCTGGACGCCGGCAAGATCCGGATGGCCGGTATCTCCAACGCGAACCCGGACCAGATCCGCCAGGCGCGGGAGATCCTGGGTGGCCGTCTGGTGTCGGTGCAGAACCAGTTCTCGCCCGCGTTCCGTTCATCGGAACCGGAGCTGGAACTCTGCACCGAACTGGGTATCGCGTTCCTGCCGTGGTCGCCGCTGGGTGGCATCAAGGCGGCCGGTTCGCTGGGCGGCGCGTTCGCCGAGGTCGCCGAGCGGCATGGGGTGAGCCCGCAGCGGGTGGCCCTGGCCTGGCATCTGGCCAAGTCGCCGGTCTCGATCCCGATCCCGGGTGCCAGCCGCCCGGAGACGATCATCGACTCGGCCGCCGCCGACAGCCTCGAACTGACCACCGATGATCTTGCGGTTCTGAAGTAGAAGGAGGTAGAAGGAAAACCGTGGAATACCGACGCACTGGCCGTAGCGGCCTCAAACTGCCCGTCGTCTCGCTCGGCCTGTGGCACAACTTCGGCGACGACAAGCCGATCCAGACTCAGCGTGACATCCTGCGCCGGGCCTTCGAGCTGGGCATCACCCATTTCGACCTGGCCAACAACTACGGCCCGCCGTACGGGTCGGCGGAGGAGAACTTCGGCCGGATCCTGGCCACCGACTTCGCGGGCCGTCGCGACGAACTGGTCATCTCGACCAAGGCGGGCTACGACATGTGGCCCGGCCCGTACGGCAACGGGGGTTCTCGCAAGTATCTGACCGCCTCCCTGGACCAGTCGCTGAAGCGGATGAACCTCGACTATGTCGACGTCTTCTACTCGCACCGCGTCGACCCGGAGACGCCGCTCGAGGAGACGATGGGGGCTTTGGACGCGGCGGTACGAGCGGGCAAGGCGCTGTACGTGGGCATCTCGTCCTACTCGCCCGCGAAGACCGCCGAGGCCGCCGCGATCCTGCGTGACCTGGGCACACCGCTGCTGATCCATCAGCCGTCGTACTCGATGCTGAACCGCTGGATCGAGGACGGCCTGCTGGACGCCCTGGAGCTGGCCGGTGCCGGGTGCATCGCGTTCTCGCCGCTGGCGCAGGGCATGCTGACCGACCGTTACCTCACGGGGGTGCCGGACGACTCGCGGGCCAACGCCGACAAGTCGCTGGGCACCGAACTACTCAGTGCCGAGAACCTGGACAAGATCCGTGGGCTGAACGCGATCGCCGAGCGGCGTGGTCAGAGCCTGGCGCAGATGGCGATCGCCTGGGTGCTGCGGGACCCGCGGATGACCTCGACCGTGCTCGGCGCCAGCAGTGTCGCCCAGTTGGAGGCGAACGTGGCGGCCCTGGACAACACCGCGTTCACCGCCGACGAGCTGGCCGAGATCGACAAGTACGCCACCGAGTCCGGCATCAACCTGTGGGCGAACTCCAGCAACCAGTGACAGTGGATCTCTCAGAGTTCGGCGGCGGCGTCGTACCGGCGCCGTAGGTCGGTCATCTCCTGCGGGGACAGGGCTTCTTTGACGGCCATCTCGGCGTACCGGGGTGGGAACATCTGCCACAGCCGGTCCACGTACCGGACGGTCTCGGTGGCTTCCACCGCCTGGATGCCCGCCGGGTCGGTGGACATGTCCAGGATGACCGGCCCGGCCAGCTTGACCGCTACGTCCCACGGCTGCTTCTGGCCTGCGACGCCGCAGAGGTGGAAACCGTAGACGGTCTTCACCTCGGTCAGGGTGGCCGCGCCGGCCGGTTCGTAACCGTAGACCCGGACTCCGCAGATCACCGTGCCTTCGGCGGCGCCGTGACCGGCATGCTGATGCTGGTCGGGGCTGGACTGTTCGAGGGTCGTACGCATCCGGGTCGTGATCTGTCCCCGCAGGTCCGCGGGCTCGTCCGTGCCGGCCAGTGCGTAGACACCGGCCGACACGGACGTCAGGGTCACGAGAACCCATAGGTGGCGAGCCTTCATCAGCCGAAGTTCACGTCGCTGCACCACATGTAGGCCTGGTCCAGATGGGAGGCCTGCCAGATGACGAAGAGCACGTGGTGACCGGTGTAGCCCGAGGTGGAGATGTTGAACGAGATGTTGTTCGCGGGCGCGTACTTACCGGTCTGAGTGATGAAGTCCAGGTTCCCCCAGCCGAGTGCCTGCGTGACCGGGTTGTACCCCTGTTTGCTGACGTACACCTTGAAATAGTCGGCGCCGTGACTGGCCTGGTCGTACAGCTGCACGGTGAAGTTGTTCGTCAGGTTCGTGGTCTTCCAGGCGCCGGGGCGGTTCAGGCTGTCGTTGCGGGTGAGGGCGTTGCTGCACAGTTGGCCATCGGGGGTCTTGGCCTGGAACTGGGCGCCGAGACCGTCCCGTAGCGCGCTCATCCAGTTCCACATGGTGTCCGGGTTGGCCTGGAACGCCTGCCAGCACATCGGATCCTGGGTTTGCATGGCCGGGTTGGTGTGCTGACTTCCCCAGGTCTGCCAGCACTGATAGGCGCGGGAGGCCGGGTTGATGATGGTGCCGTGGGCCTGGGCCGGGCTGCTCCAGGGCAGCGTGCCGATCACCATGGCGACCAGCACGACGAGCACCTGAGCAAATCGGCGGCCGGACTGAGTGGACTCGTGTGGGGGCACGGTGGTCCTCCGTTCTTCGGCGTTTCTGCGGACTCATGGGAGCGCTCCCGTGTCCAAAGCATTGCATCCATGTTTCGGGATATCAACCGATGTCTATCTGGTTTGGCGCGTTTGGGGGTCGTCCCCGGCCAGGCTGAGATCGACAGGGTCGTCTAGGGTGGGCCGCTGATGTTCCGAACCGGGGGAGAAAAACATGAAAACGGCACGTTTGAGCATCGCCGGAGTGGCGTTGGCGACGATCGCCGCGCTCGGCGCCTGCGGCAGTGGTGACGACACCGCCACGACCAGCACCGGCACCACGGTCACCGGTTCGTCGGCCGCCGCCACCAGTGCCGCCCCGGTCCCGGCCGGCGCGCTGGGCGAGCTCGTCGCGGCTTCCCAGAAGACCGCCACCACAACGGCCAAGATCGCGATGAAGAGCGGCGGTATGACACTCGGAGGAGTGTTCGACGCGCCGAACGAACTCGTCGAGATGGATTCGGACTTCGGCACCGCCGGCGGCATCAAGATCCGGCGGGTCGGCAACGACCTGTACTTCAAGGCCAGCGGCGGCATCGCCAGCTCCTACGCCGGCAACGGCAAGAAGTGGCTGCACGTCGACGCCAGCAAGCAGACCGGCACCCTGAGCGTGGAGCAGAACGACCCCGGCAGCACCGCCAAGCTGCTGAGCACCCTCGCCTCCGGAGTCACCGGCTCGGGCGGCACTTACAAGGGCACCCTCGACATGAGCAAGGCACCGACCGTGGCCAGCACGATCGGCTCGGCGGCCGGTGAGAAGTTCAAGGCGATCCCGTTCACGGCCGAGGTCGAGAACGGATACCTCACCAAGG from Actinoplanes derwentensis includes these protein-coding regions:
- a CDS encoding aldo/keto reductase, which produces MQSRRIGDVPVSAIGFGGMPISIEGRPDEDRSIRTIHAALDAGITLIDTADAYHIGAAEVGHNETLIAHALASYGGDTSAVLVATKGGHLRPGDGSWYVDGSPDYLKRACEDSLKRLGVDAIGLYQYHRPDPAVPYADSIGAIRDLLDAGKIRMAGISNANPDQIRQAREILGGRLVSVQNQFSPAFRSSEPELELCTELGIAFLPWSPLGGIKAAGSLGGAFAEVAERHGVSPQRVALAWHLAKSPVSIPIPGASRPETIIDSAAADSLELTTDDLAVLK
- a CDS encoding lytic polysaccharide monooxygenase auxiliary activity family 9 protein, which produces MPPHESTQSGRRFAQVLVVLVAMVIGTLPWSSPAQAHGTIINPASRAYQCWQTWGSQHTNPAMQTQDPMCWQAFQANPDTMWNWMSALRDGLGAQFQAKTPDGQLCSNALTRNDSLNRPGAWKTTNLTNNFTVQLYDQASHGADYFKVYVSKQGYNPVTQALGWGNLDFITQTGKYAPANNISFNISTSGYTGHHVLFVIWQASHLDQAYMWCSDVNFG